A window of the Mesotoga prima MesG1.Ag.4.2 genome harbors these coding sequences:
- a CDS encoding Glu/Leu/Phe/Val family dehydrogenase gives MAETSLFQNALKQFNKAADVMDLSQSMRQVLSFPKRELTVNFPVRMDNGEIRVFTGHRVQHNVARGPAKGGIRYHQNVTLDEVKALAFWMTWKCAVVGIPYGGGKGGVCVNPQELSINEIERLSRRYFSEIQIIIGEGEDIPAPDVNTNAQIMAWYMDTYSMNIGHSVLGIVTGKPLEIGGSKGRTEATGRGVRVVAEEALRYKDMDPKKAKVAVQGFGNVGSYAAKLIAEEMGSRVVGLSDVSGGLYNPDGFDIDDLMAYRDQNNGVIEGYPKGQKISNEDLLSLDVDILVPAALENAITEKNARNVRAKIVVEGANGPMTPEAEDMILANNIFVVPDFLANAGGVTVSYFEWVQGLQHYFWDVEDVRRALHKIMKEAFGSVISTMNKYSIDMRTAAYVDAIEKVALATKLRGIYP, from the coding sequence GTGGCCGAAACTAGTTTGTTTCAAAATGCGTTAAAGCAATTCAATAAGGCAGCCGATGTGATGGATCTTAGCCAAAGTATGAGGCAGGTCCTGTCCTTTCCGAAGAGAGAGCTTACGGTAAACTTTCCTGTCAGAATGGATAACGGTGAAATCAGGGTTTTCACAGGGCATAGAGTTCAGCATAACGTCGCCCGGGGTCCGGCAAAGGGAGGAATCAGGTATCATCAGAACGTTACCCTTGATGAAGTTAAGGCTCTTGCTTTTTGGATGACATGGAAGTGCGCGGTTGTAGGCATTCCTTATGGGGGAGGAAAGGGTGGGGTCTGTGTAAACCCACAGGAACTTTCTATAAACGAGATTGAGAGACTCTCCAGGAGATACTTCTCAGAGATTCAGATAATCATCGGTGAAGGAGAAGACATCCCAGCACCCGATGTAAATACAAATGCGCAGATAATGGCATGGTACATGGATACGTACTCCATGAACATCGGCCACTCCGTACTGGGAATCGTTACGGGAAAACCACTGGAAATCGGAGGGTCAAAGGGAAGAACAGAGGCCACAGGCCGCGGAGTAAGGGTTGTTGCTGAAGAGGCGCTTAGATACAAAGACATGGATCCAAAGAAGGCAAAAGTGGCCGTTCAGGGCTTCGGGAACGTCGGTTCCTACGCGGCAAAACTGATTGCTGAAGAGATGGGTTCTAGAGTGGTTGGCTTGAGCGACGTTTCAGGCGGCCTATACAATCCCGACGGATTCGACATCGATGATCTGATGGCCTACAGAGATCAGAACAACGGAGTAATCGAAGGTTATCCCAAGGGGCAGAAGATCAGCAATGAAGATCTTCTCAGTCTCGACGTGGATATCCTTGTCCCTGCTGCTCTCGAGAACGCGATTACTGAAAAAAACGCGAGGAACGTCAGGGCGAAGATAGTTGTTGAGGGTGCAAATGGTCCTATGACCCCTGAAGCCGAAGATATGATTCTTGCAAACAACATCTTTGTTGTTCCGGACTTCCTTGCAAACGCAGGTGGAGTAACGGTATCATACTTCGAATGGGTACAGGGACTTCAGCATTACTTCTGGGATGTAGAAGATGTTAGGAGAGCGTTGCATAAGATAATGAAAGAGGCTTTTGGCTCTGTAATATCGACAATGAACAAATACAGTATCGATATGAGAACTGCCGCATACGTTGATGCAATAGAGAAAGTCGCTCTTGCGACGAAGCTTAGAGGTATCTATCCCTGA